In Gambusia affinis linkage group LG08, SWU_Gaff_1.0, whole genome shotgun sequence, a single window of DNA contains:
- the LOC122836026 gene encoding chemokine-like protein TAFA-5, which translates to MDSSADRIILILTFLPLISLMLLLRLNWILTAAAGCFLLLHSHLLSADQLVAGTCEIVTLDRDSSQPRTTIARQTVRCACRKGQIAGTIRTKPACVDVQIVRSEQWCEMIPCLDDEGCKILVNKSGWTCTQTGGRVKTTTVP; encoded by the exons ATGGACAGCAGCGCGGATCGAATCATTTTGATTCTAACGTTTCTCCCCCTGATCTCCCTCATGCTGCTCCTCCGGCTGAATTGGATTCTGACCGCCGCCGCGGGCTGTTTCCTGCTTCTCCATAGCCACCTGCTGAGTGCTG ATCAGTTGGTGGCAGGAACCTGTGAGATCGTAACTTTGGACCGAGACAGCAGCCAACCCAGGACAACTATCGCCCGTCAGACAGTCCGCTGTGCATGCAGAAAAGGACAGATTGCTGGGACAATACGAACCAAACCGGCCTGTGTTGATG TTCAAATCGTCAGGAGTGAACAGTGGTGCGAAATGATTCCATGTTTGGATGATGAGGGTTGTAAAATCCTGGTCAATAAATCAGGCTGGACCTGCACACAAACGGGAGGTCGAGTAAAAACTACCACG GTCCCCTAA